In one Pseudomonas sp. R84 genomic region, the following are encoded:
- a CDS encoding MFS transporter, translating into MTALPYWRLSSFYLFYFALLGSTAPFLALYFDHLGFSPARIGELVAIPMLMRCVAPNIWGWLGDYTGRRLAIVRFGAVCTLLTFSLIFVSKTYAWLAMVMALHAFFWHAVLPQFEVITLAHLQGQTSRYSQIRLWGSIGFIITVVVLGRLFEWLSLDIYPAALVLIMAGIVLSSLWVPNAQPPQGNRPSSEGFLKQLRNPGVLAFYGCVALMQMSHGPYYTFLTLHLERLGYTRGTIGMLWAVGVVAEVLMFMAMSRILARFSLRRVLMASFLLAALRWLLLGSFAEFLWVLLLAQILHAATFGSFHAAAIAFVQRSFGARQQGQGQALYAALAGTGGALGALYSGYSWNALGATLTFSIASLAALAAAVIIATRMQEDRP; encoded by the coding sequence GTGACGGCGCTCCCTTACTGGCGGCTGTCCAGTTTCTATCTGTTCTATTTCGCCTTGCTCGGTTCGACAGCGCCGTTTCTGGCGCTGTACTTCGACCATCTCGGCTTCAGTCCGGCGCGCATCGGTGAGCTGGTCGCCATTCCGATGCTGATGCGCTGCGTGGCGCCGAACATCTGGGGCTGGCTCGGCGATTACACCGGCAGACGCCTGGCCATCGTGCGCTTTGGCGCGGTGTGCACACTACTGACCTTCTCGTTGATTTTCGTCAGCAAGACCTACGCCTGGCTGGCGATGGTCATGGCGCTGCACGCATTCTTCTGGCACGCGGTGCTGCCGCAGTTTGAAGTCATCACCCTGGCGCATTTGCAAGGGCAGACCTCGCGTTACAGCCAGATTCGTTTGTGGGGTTCGATCGGTTTCATTATCACCGTGGTTGTGTTGGGGCGGCTGTTCGAATGGCTGAGCCTCGACATTTATCCGGCGGCGTTGGTGTTGATCATGGCCGGCATCGTCCTCAGCAGCCTGTGGGTGCCGAATGCGCAACCGCCGCAAGGCAATCGGCCGAGCAGTGAGGGCTTCCTCAAGCAACTGCGCAATCCCGGCGTGCTGGCGTTCTATGGCTGTGTGGCGCTGATGCAAATGAGCCACGGCCCGTATTACACCTTTCTGACCTTGCACCTCGAACGACTCGGCTACACACGCGGCACCATCGGTATGCTCTGGGCCGTGGGCGTGGTCGCCGAAGTGCTGATGTTCATGGCCATGAGCCGGATTCTTGCGCGGTTTTCCCTGCGCCGCGTGCTGATGGCGAGTTTTCTGCTGGCGGCGCTGCGCTGGTTGCTGCTAGGTTCGTTCGCCGAGTTTCTGTGGGTGCTGTTGCTCGCGCAGATTCTGCACGCGGCGACCTTCGGCAGTTTTCACGCCGCTGCCATCGCGTTCGTGCAACGTAGCTTCGGCGCCCGCCAGCAAGGGCAGGGCCAGGCGTTGTACGCAGCACTGGCCGGCACCGGTGGTGCGCTCGGCGCGTTGTATTCCGGTTACAGCTGGAATGCCCTCGGCGCGACATTGACCTTTAGTATTGCCAGTCTCGCGGCGCTCGCTGCTGCCGTTATCATTGCCACACGTATGCAAGAGGACAGGCCATGA
- the aroC gene encoding chorismate synthase, whose product MSGNTYGKLFTVTTAGESHGPALVAIVDGCPPGLEISLEDLQRDLDRRKPGTSRHTTQRQEADEVEILSGVFEGRTTGCSIGLLIRNTDQKSKDYSAIKDLFRPAHADYTYHHKYGERDYRGGGRSSARETAMRVAAGAIAKKYLATQGIVIRGYMSQLGPIEIPFKTWDSVEENAFFSPDPDKVPELEAYMDQLRRDQDSVGAKITVVAEGVMPGLGEPIFDRLDAELAHALMSINAVKGVEIGAGFASVAQRGTEHRDEMTPEGFLSNNAGGILGGISSGQPIVAHLALKPTSSITTPGRSIDIHGNPVDVITKGRHDPCVGIRATPIAEAMMAIVLMDHLLRHRGQNADVRVSTPVLGQL is encoded by the coding sequence ATGTCCGGCAATACCTACGGCAAGTTGTTCACTGTCACCACCGCTGGCGAAAGCCATGGTCCGGCGTTGGTCGCCATTGTCGACGGCTGCCCGCCGGGCCTGGAGATCTCCCTCGAAGACCTGCAGCGCGACCTTGATCGCCGCAAGCCAGGCACCAGCCGCCACACCACCCAGCGTCAGGAAGCCGACGAAGTCGAAATCCTTTCCGGCGTGTTCGAAGGGCGCACCACCGGTTGCTCGATCGGCTTGCTGATCCGCAACACCGACCAGAAGTCCAAGGACTACTCGGCGATCAAGGACCTGTTCCGTCCGGCCCACGCCGACTACACCTACCACCATAAATACGGTGAGCGCGACTACCGTGGCGGTGGCCGCAGTTCGGCCCGCGAAACCGCGATGCGCGTAGCGGCCGGTGCGATTGCCAAGAAATATCTGGCAACCCAAGGCATCGTCATTCGTGGCTACATGAGCCAGCTCGGTCCGATCGAAATCCCGTTCAAGACTTGGGATTCGGTGGAAGAGAACGCCTTCTTCAGCCCGGATCCGGACAAGGTTCCTGAGCTTGAGGCCTACATGGATCAATTGCGTCGCGACCAGGACTCGGTCGGCGCAAAAATCACCGTGGTCGCCGAAGGCGTCATGCCAGGTCTGGGCGAGCCGATTTTCGACCGCCTCGACGCTGAACTGGCCCACGCACTGATGAGCATCAACGCAGTGAAAGGCGTGGAAATCGGCGCTGGGTTTGCCTCGGTCGCGCAGCGCGGCACCGAACACCGCGATGAAATGACTCCGGAAGGTTTCCTCAGCAACAACGCCGGCGGCATTCTCGGCGGTATTTCCTCCGGTCAGCCGATCGTTGCGCATCTGGCGTTGAAGCCGACTTCCAGCATCACCACCCCGGGTCGATCGATCGACATCCACGGCAATCCGGTGGACGTGATCACCAAGGGGCGTCACGACCCTTGCGTCGGCATTCGTGCCACGCCGATCGCCGAAGCGATGATGGCCATTGTGCTGATGGATCACCTGCTGCGTCACCGTGGCCAGAACGCCGATGTGCGCGTGAGCACGCCGGTGCTGGGTCAGCTTTGA
- a CDS encoding DUF3509 domain-containing protein gives MSLIQEKFTSLFSNFDVTTAPRPDGGILLTLRSSDGKVFKRALTYQQLHAGDQLSWAISAIRRDLAEQASELPQIAMLQSQQRFALPTYHSL, from the coding sequence ATGAGCCTGATCCAAGAAAAATTTACCTCCCTGTTCTCCAACTTCGACGTCACCACTGCGCCACGTCCCGATGGCGGGATCCTGCTGACTCTGCGCAGCAGCGACGGCAAAGTGTTTAAACGCGCACTGACTTATCAACAACTGCATGCCGGCGACCAACTGTCGTGGGCGATCAGTGCAATTCGCCGCGACCTGGCTGAACAGGCCAGTGAACTGCCGCAAATTGCCATGCTGCAGAGCCAGCAGCGTTTTGCCCTGCCGACTTATCACTCGCTGTAA
- a CDS encoding methylthioribulose 1-phosphate dehydratase, translating to MSLTREQLAQQIVDAGRFLYGRGWSPATSSNYSTRLSPSEALLTVSGKHKGQLGLDDVLATDLSGNSLEPGKKPSAETLLHTQLYSWRAEIGAVLHTHSVNATVLSRLTPEDFIEFEDYELQKAFSGISTHESRVRVPIFDNDQDIARLAAKVQPWLDAHPDCVGYLIRGHGLYTWGAQMNDALRQIEAFEFLFECELKTRSVMNRQG from the coding sequence ATGAGCCTTACGCGTGAACAACTCGCCCAGCAAATCGTCGACGCCGGGCGCTTTCTTTATGGTCGCGGCTGGTCGCCGGCCACCAGCAGTAATTACTCGACGCGCCTGTCGCCGAGCGAAGCGCTGCTGACCGTATCCGGCAAGCACAAGGGCCAGTTGGGCCTGGACGATGTGCTCGCCACGGACCTTTCCGGCAACAGTCTGGAGCCGGGTAAAAAACCGTCCGCCGAAACCCTGCTGCACACCCAGCTCTACAGCTGGCGGGCGGAGATCGGCGCAGTGCTGCACACTCATTCGGTGAACGCCACGGTGTTGTCGCGCCTGACCCCGGAAGACTTTATCGAGTTCGAAGACTACGAACTGCAAAAAGCCTTCAGCGGCATCTCGACCCACGAATCGCGGGTGCGCGTGCCGATTTTCGACAACGATCAGGACATTGCGCGCCTCGCCGCCAAGGTGCAGCCTTGGCTCGACGCCCATCCCGATTGCGTCGGTTATCTGATTCGCGGCCACGGCCTCTACACCTGGGGTGCGCAGATGAACGACGCGCTGCGACAGATCGAGGCTTTTGAATTTTTGTTTGAATGCGAGTTGAAAACCCGCAGCGTCATGAACCGCCAAGGCTGA
- a CDS encoding alpha/beta fold hydrolase — MMLRVLILSLTLFTGFAQATVLQRPVTLDTGTGELFGSLLLPKSDNPVPVVLIISGSGPTDRDGNNPDGGRNDSLKRLAWVLAKHNIASVRYDKRGVAASLAATPDERNLSIEAYAADAVAWGQKLKADPRFGKLILLGHSEGALIASLAAPKVDAAAVISLSGSARPVDQVIREQLARSLPPPLMLRSNELLDSLKAGHTDDNVPQPLQVIFRPSVQPYLISLFRQDPAKAFAQLKMPALIVQGSNDIQVGTEDAKRLKAVKPDADLVVIEGMNHVMRIVHNDMKRQLASYKDPNLPLAAELGAKIIEFIDGLRTR; from the coding sequence ATGATGCTGCGAGTTTTGATCTTGAGTCTTACCCTGTTTACGGGCTTTGCCCAAGCGACGGTCCTACAACGCCCGGTCACTTTGGATACCGGCACCGGCGAACTTTTCGGTTCGCTGCTGCTGCCAAAATCTGACAACCCGGTGCCGGTTGTCCTGATTATTTCTGGCTCGGGTCCTACGGACCGTGACGGAAACAACCCCGACGGTGGGCGCAATGACAGCCTCAAGCGCCTGGCCTGGGTGTTGGCCAAACACAACATTGCCAGCGTGCGTTACGACAAACGCGGTGTTGCCGCGAGTCTCGCTGCGACGCCGGATGAGCGCAATTTGTCGATAGAAGCCTACGCGGCGGACGCGGTGGCATGGGGGCAGAAGCTCAAGGCCGATCCGCGTTTCGGCAAATTGATTCTGCTCGGGCACAGCGAAGGCGCGCTGATTGCCAGCCTCGCTGCGCCGAAAGTCGATGCAGCGGCGGTGATTTCTCTGTCCGGCAGCGCCCGTCCGGTCGATCAGGTGATCCGCGAGCAACTGGCCCGCAGCCTGCCGCCACCGCTGATGCTGCGCAGTAACGAACTGCTCGACAGCCTCAAGGCTGGCCACACCGACGACAATGTTCCGCAGCCGTTGCAGGTGATTTTCCGCCCGAGCGTGCAGCCGTATCTGATTTCACTGTTCCGCCAGGACCCGGCAAAAGCGTTCGCGCAATTGAAGATGCCGGCGCTGATTGTTCAGGGCAGCAACGATATCCAGGTTGGCACCGAGGACGCGAAACGCCTCAAAGCCGTCAAACCGGACGCCGATCTGGTGGTGATCGAAGGCATGAACCACGTCATGCGCATCGTGCACAACGATATGAAGCGGCAATTGGCTTCGTACAAGGATCCAAATTTGCCGCTGGCGGCGGAACTCGGCGCGAAGATCATCGAGTTTATTGACGGACTTCGCACCCGTTAA
- a CDS encoding IS110 family transposase — protein MSMHVGLDVGSRTTAMGWRNDGRFAGACNIDQTPAGRKAAVNRLLELKPLSVVMEATGIYYLDLAMELTAAGLPVSVINPKSFHNFAKLMLKNSKTDAIDAQLLAEYGERMSPKLWTPPTTIQLELRAIGRHINRLTCHRTRAKNELHALKATQTTVKMLIEDEEEAIEAFDKRIERFRLAGRALIDNCPTLSAQFGHMIAAPGMGEISVFAALAELTTLPVTLKSAQVSRHAGLDVRLTQSGTSIDKPGRISKGGNTYLRSAMYMPALTAIRCDSNVKAFYEALIGRGKRKMQAIVAVMRKYLTGLWACMRAGEDFNTAKLFCAKDLAKA, from the coding sequence ATGAGCATGCATGTCGGTTTGGATGTGGGGTCTCGCACGACCGCCATGGGCTGGCGCAACGACGGCCGTTTTGCAGGGGCCTGCAACATCGACCAAACACCCGCCGGGCGCAAAGCAGCGGTCAACAGGTTGCTCGAGCTCAAGCCTTTATCCGTAGTGATGGAGGCCACCGGCATCTATTACCTGGATTTGGCCATGGAGCTCACCGCGGCGGGTTTGCCCGTTTCGGTTATCAACCCGAAGAGCTTTCATAACTTTGCCAAGCTGATGCTGAAAAACAGCAAAACCGATGCGATCGATGCCCAGTTGCTAGCCGAATACGGCGAACGCATGAGCCCAAAATTGTGGACGCCGCCCACGACCATACAGTTGGAACTGCGGGCTATCGGAAGGCATATCAATCGTTTGACGTGTCATCGCACCCGAGCCAAGAACGAGCTGCATGCGCTGAAAGCTACTCAAACAACCGTGAAAATGCTGATTGAAGACGAAGAAGAAGCCATTGAAGCTTTTGACAAGCGAATCGAGCGTTTCAGGCTCGCAGGTCGGGCGCTGATCGACAACTGCCCGACGCTAAGCGCCCAGTTTGGGCACATGATCGCAGCGCCGGGCATGGGCGAAATTTCAGTATTTGCGGCACTGGCTGAATTGACGACCTTGCCAGTGACACTTAAGTCCGCGCAGGTCAGCCGACATGCAGGACTCGATGTGCGGCTTACGCAATCAGGTACCAGCATCGATAAACCTGGGCGGATAAGTAAGGGCGGAAACACCTACCTACGTTCAGCGATGTACATGCCAGCGCTGACTGCCATACGTTGCGACAGCAACGTGAAAGCCTTTTACGAAGCGTTGATCGGGCGAGGGAAGAGAAAGATGCAGGCTATCGTCGCCGTCATGCGCAAATACCTGACCGGCTTGTGGGCCTGCATGCGAGCCGGCGAAGATTTCAATACGGCCAAGCTTTTTTGCGCAAAAGATCTCGCAAAAGCTTGA
- a CDS encoding acireductone dioxygenase gives MSSLSVYHVSSPEIPNKVLTHFEDIASTLAEQGVRFDRWQAAAKIQPGATQEEVISAYKEQIDKLMTERGYITVDVISLNSDHPQKAELRAKFLEEHRHGEDEVRFFVAGRGLFTLHIDDYVYAVLCEKNDLISVPAGTKHWFDMGEHPHFVAIRLFNNPEGWVANFTGEDIAGRFPRLED, from the coding sequence ATGAGCAGCCTGTCCGTCTATCACGTCTCCAGCCCCGAGATTCCCAACAAAGTGCTGACCCACTTTGAAGACATCGCCTCGACCCTGGCCGAACAGGGCGTGCGCTTCGACCGCTGGCAAGCCGCCGCAAAGATCCAGCCCGGCGCCACCCAGGAAGAAGTGATCAGCGCTTATAAAGAGCAGATCGACAAGCTGATGACCGAGCGCGGTTACATTACTGTCGACGTGATCAGCCTGAACAGTGATCACCCGCAAAAAGCCGAACTGCGCGCCAAGTTCCTTGAAGAACACCGCCATGGCGAAGACGAAGTACGCTTTTTCGTTGCTGGCCGTGGGCTGTTTACCTTGCACATCGACGATTACGTTTACGCCGTGCTCTGTGAGAAGAACGACCTGATTTCAGTGCCGGCCGGCACCAAGCATTGGTTCGACATGGGCGAGCATCCGCACTTTGTCGCGATCCGTCTGTTCAACAACCCTGAAGGCTGGGTTGCCAATTTCACCGGCGAAGACATCGCCGGTCGTTTCCCGCGACTGGAGGACTGA
- the mtnC gene encoding acireductone synthase, giving the protein MSIKAIVTDIEGTTSAVSFVFDVLFPYAAKHLPDFVRQNAERADVAEQLDAVRRDSNAPQADVERVVEILLSWIEEDRKATPLKALQGMVWAQGYHAGQLKGHVYPDAVEALKQWHQAGYQLFVYSSGSIQAQKLIFGCSEAGDLTPLFSGYFDTTSGPKRDSQSYTNIQKAIGVEPEEILFLSDIVEELDAAQSAGLQTCGLAREGGELGSHITVDTFTGIEPEAF; this is encoded by the coding sequence ATGTCGATCAAAGCCATTGTCACTGACATCGAAGGCACCACCAGCGCGGTGAGTTTCGTCTTCGACGTGCTGTTTCCGTATGCCGCTAAACACCTGCCGGACTTTGTCCGTCAGAACGCCGAGCGTGCCGATGTCGCCGAGCAACTTGATGCCGTGCGCCGTGACAGCAATGCACCGCAGGCGGATGTTGAACGGGTTGTTGAAATCCTCTTGAGCTGGATCGAGGAAGATCGCAAAGCCACTCCGCTCAAGGCCTTGCAAGGCATGGTCTGGGCCCAGGGTTATCACGCCGGGCAGTTGAAAGGGCATGTTTATCCGGATGCCGTTGAAGCGCTCAAGCAATGGCATCAGGCGGGTTATCAACTGTTTGTGTACTCGTCGGGCTCGATTCAGGCGCAGAAGCTGATTTTCGGCTGCTCGGAGGCGGGGGATCTGACACCGCTGTTCAGCGGCTATTTCGACACGACGTCGGGGCCCAAGCGCGATTCGCAGTCGTACACCAATATCCAGAAAGCCATTGGCGTCGAACCCGAAGAAATCCTGTTCCTCTCGGATATCGTCGAAGAACTCGACGCCGCGCAGTCTGCCGGCCTGCAAACCTGCGGTTTGGCTCGCGAAGGCGGCGAGCTGGGCAGCCACATCACCGTCGACACCTTCACCGGCATCGAACCCGAAGCCTTCTAA